The Labeo rohita strain BAU-BD-2019 unplaced genomic scaffold, IGBB_LRoh.1.0 scaffold_354, whole genome shotgun sequence genome includes a window with the following:
- the LOC127160456 gene encoding histone H3 encodes MARTKQTARKSTGGKAPRKQLATKAARKSAPATGGVKKPHRYRPGTVALREIRRYQKSTELLIRKLPFQRLVREIAQDFKTDLRFQSSAVMALQEASEAYLVGLFEDTNLCAIHAKRVTIMPKDIQLARRIRGERA; translated from the coding sequence atgGCAAGAACCAAGCAAACCGCCCGTAAATCCACTGGAGGTAAAGCTCCGAGAAAGCAGCTGGCTACTAAAGCCGCTCGTAAGAGCGCACCCGCTACCGGTGGCGTTAAAAAGCCTCATCGTTACAGGCCCGGTACTGTGGCTTTGAGAGAAATTCGTCGTTATCAAAAGTCTACTGAACTGCTAATTCGCAAACTGCCTTTCCAGCGTCTGGTCAGAGAAATCGCTCAAGATTTCAAGACGGATCTGCGTTTCCAGAGCTCTGCTGTCATGGCCCTGCAGGAGGCTAGCGAGGCTTATTTAGTTGGACTGTTTGAGGACACCAACTTGTGCGCCATCCACGCCAAGAGAGTGACCATCATGCCCAAAGACATTCAGCTGGCCCGCCGCATTCGCGGAGAACGCGCTTAA
- the LOC127160457 gene encoding histone H2A-like — MSGMGKTGGKARAKTKTRSSRAGLQFPVGRVHRLLRKGNYGERVGAGAPVYLAAVLEYLTAEILELAGNAARDNKKTRIIPRHLQLAVRNDEELNKLLGGVTIAQGGVLPNIQAVLLPKKTEKPAKTK, encoded by the coding sequence ATGAGTGGAATGGGCAAAACTGGTGGAAAAGCACGCGCCAAGACTAAAACTCGTTCCTCTAGAGCTGGGTTGCAGTTCCCTGTCGGTCGTGTTCACAGGCTTCTTCGCAAAGGCAACTACGGCGAGCGCGTTGGTGCTGGTGCTCCAGTTTATTTGGCCGCTGTACTCGAGTATCTCACTGCTGAGATTCTGGAATTGGCTGGAAACGCTGCTCGGGACAATAAGAAAACACGTATTATTCCCCGTCATCTCCAGCTAGCGGTGCGCAACGACGAGGAGTTGAACAAACTTTTGGGTGGCGTGACCATCGCTCAGGGCGGTGTGTTGCCCAACATCCAGGCCGTGCTGTTGCCCAAGAAAACTGAGAAGCCAGCCAAAaccaaataa
- the LOC127160453 gene encoding Fc receptor-like protein 5, translating to MAASALSLTLLLMLLCSHSGLTQVEAKPEVKVRPDQRVFRGETVTLTCDIQGGGNIQWTYSWFKDGSVLPHITERVYTITSDESYSGVYSCEVKSISDAVTLTVSERPKPVVKVTPDQRVFRGETVTLTCDIQGGGNIQWTYSWFKDGSVIRHVTERVYTITSVSDSGEYSCRGERSDSQRSDISAAVTLTVSYLPSSTLTVTPDSPVFTGETVNLKCEIKPDHSDWRYEWYKTSPYYSVMLQTSNRYTVNRNTLTIRGVITSDQGQYWCRGQRDGKPNLSQSSSPVSLTVKDLPTSTLTVIPDSPVFTGETVNMKCVIESYSNWRYEWYKGTDSVMLQTSDRYTVNRNTLTIRGATESDQDQYWCRGQKRPKPVVKVTPDQRVFRGETVTLTCDIQGGGNIQWTYSWFKDGSVIRHVTERVYTITSVSDSGEYSCRGERSDSQRSDISAAVTLTVSGLKPKPELTSDSAGAALTGNTVTLICRMDPSTGWDFYWYKHTLNSETKKTETNSYRVKIDSVSDGGQYWCRAGRGKPVYYTQYSDALWVNVTVTPKAVLMVRPDERVFRGETVTLRCDIKWGGDTEWTYRWEIEGTNYQYKNTVSRISTQEWKISSVDHVHSGKYTCTGQMDKQSSQRSDAVTLNVSAEAQATVRVSPQPWLTEGDSVTLICEVTGSSTGWTFSWFRDDDHLSDSSRGAGGSYTLSPAALQHTGVYTCRAERGRPAYYTNYSNTQPLWITGKSSQVSLVVSPSRSQHFSSDSLSLSCEDQSNSAGWTVRRYTDRNTEDCSKQTGSTCRIVSLSTSDTGVYWCQSESGEKRHPLNITVHDGDVILVSSVDPVIEGDTLTLHCLHRSTNSPILTADFYKDGSLIQNQTTGEMNITTVSKSHEGFYYCKTERGQSLHSWISVRVSEHKVFVFNILTFILAACPYLLVTIVLLFKCYHARVPSAEDQSQYAVTE from the exons ATGGCAGCCAGTGCACTGTCCCTCACCCTCT TGCTGATGCTGTTATGCAGCCACTCTGGGCTCACTCAAG TGGAAGCAAAACCTGAAGTGAAGGTGAGGCCAGATCAGCGTGTGTTCAGAGGAGAGACAGTCACTCTCACATGTGACATACAGGGAGGAGGAAACATTCAGTGGACATACAGCTGGTTTAAAGATGGTTCAGTCCTTCCACACATCACTGAGAGAGTCTACACCATCACATCTGATGAGTCTTACAGTGGTGTATACAGCTGTGAAGTAAAGAGCATCAGTGATGCTGTTACACTGACTGTATCAG AGAGACCAAAACCTGTAGTGAAGGTGACGCCAGATCAGCGTGTGTTCAGAGGAGAGACAGTCACTCTCACATGTGACATACAGGGAGGAGGAAACATTCAGTGGACATACAGCTGGTTTAAAGATGGTTCAGTCATCAGACACGTCACTGAGAGAGTCTACACCATCACATCTGTGTCTGATAGTGGTGAATACAGCTGTAGAGGAGAGAGATCAGACTCACAGAGATCAGACATCAGTGCTGCTGTTACACTGACTGTATCAT ATTTACCCTCATCTACACTGACTGTGACACCAGACAGTCCTGTATTCACTGGAGAGACAGTCAATCTGAAGTGTGAGATAAAGCCTGATCACAGTGACTGGAGATATGAGTGGTATAAAACCAGTCCATACTACAGCGTAATGTTACAGACGTCTAATCGTTACACTGTAAACAGAAACACTCTCACTATCAGAGGAGTAATTACATCTGATCAGGGTCAGTACTGGTGTAGAGGACAGAGAGATGGAAAACCAAACTTGTCACAATCAAGCTCTCCTGTTTCTCTCACTGTGAAGG ATTTACCCACATCTACACTGACTGTGATACCAGACAGTCCTGTATTCACTGGAGAGACAGTCAATATGAAGTGTGTGATTGAGTCTTATAGTAACTGGAGATATGAGTGGTATAAAGGCACAGACAGTGTAATGTTACAGACGTCTGATCGTTACACTGTAAACAGAAACACTCTCACTATCAGAGGAGCTACTGAGTCTGATCAGGATCAGTACTGGTGTAGAGGACAGA AAAGACCAAAACCTGTAGTGAAGGTGACACCAGATCAGCGTGTGTTCAGAGGAGAGACAGTCACTCTCACATGTGACATACAGGGAGGAGGAAACATTCAGTGGACATACAGCTGGTTTAAAGATGGTTCAGTCATCAGACACGTCACTGAGAGAGTCTACACCATCACATCTGTGTCTGATAGTGGTGAATACAGCTGTAGAGGAGAGAGATCAGACTCACAGAGATCAGACATCAGTGCTGCTGTTACACTGACTGTATCAG GTCTAAAGCCAAAGCCTGAACTCACATCAGATTCTGCAGGAGCTGCACTGACAGGAAACACAGTGACTTTGATCTGTCGCATGGATCCGTCCACTGGATGGGACTTTTActggtacaaacacacactgaactCTGAGACAAAGAAGACAGAAACAAACTCCTACAGAGTGAAGATTGATTCAGTGTCTGATGGAGGCCAGTACTGGTGTAGAGCTGGAAGAGGGAAACCAGTCTACTACACACAATACAGTGATGCACTGTGGGTAAATGTTACAG TGACTCCTAAAGCTGTGTTGATGGTACGACCTGATGAACGAGTGTTTAGAGGAGAAACAGTCACTCTCAGATGTGATATAAAGTGGGGAGGAGACACTGAGTGGACGTACAGATGGGAAATAGAGGGAACAAACTACCAATATAAAAACACTGTCAGCCGAATCTCAACACAAGAGTGGAAGATCAGCAGTGTTGATCATGTTCACAGTGGTAAATACACCTGTACAGGACAGATGGATAAACAAAGCTCTCAGCGCAGTGATGCTGTTACACTGAATGTATCAG CTGAAGCTCAGGCAACAGTGCGAGTGTCTCCACAGCCGTGGCTGACTGAAGGAGActcagtgactctgatctgtgAGGTTACAGGCTCCTCTACAGGCTGGACGTTCAGCTGGTTCAGAGATGACGATCATCTGTCAGACAGCAGCAGAGGAGCTGGAGGCTCTTACACTCTCAGTCCTGCTGCTCTACAGCACACAGGAGTTTATACGTGCAGAGCAGAGAGAGGACGACCGGCCTATTACACAAACTACAGCAACACACAGCCACTGTGGATCACTG GTAAATCGTCCCAAGTGTCTCTGGTGGTCAGTCCCAGCAGAAGTCAACACTTCTCatctgactctctctctctgagctgtGAGGATCAGAGTAACTCTGCTGGATGGACAGTGAGAAGATACACAGACAGAAACACAGAAGATTGTTCAAAACAAACAGGATCTACATGTCGAATCGTCTCTCTCAGCACATCTGACACTGGAGTTTACTGGTGTCAGTCTGAATCTGGAGAGAAACGTCATCCTCTCAACATCACTGTACATG ATGGTGATGTGATTCTGGTGAGTTCTGTTGATCCTGTGATTGAGGGAGATACTCTGACTCTACACTGTTTACATCGATCTACAAACTCCCCGATCCTCACAGCTGATTTCTATAAAGACGGATCACTCATCCAGAATCAGACGACAGGAGAGATGAACATCACTACTGTCTCAAAGTCACATGAGGGTTTCTACTACTGTAAAACAGAGAGAGGACAGTCACTCCACAGCTGGATCTCAGTCAGAG TGTCAGAACATAAAGTTTTTGTCTTCAACATCCTCACTTTTATTCTGGCAGCTTGTCCGTATCTGCTGGTGACAATTGTGCTGCTGTTCAAATGCTACCATGCAAGAG TTCCATCTGCTGAAGACCAAAGCCAGTACGCCGTGACAGAATAA
- the LOC127160452 gene encoding histone H2B translates to MPEPAKSAPKKGSKKAVTKTAGKGGKKRKRSRKESYAIYVYKVLKQVHPDTGISSKAMGIMNSFVNDIFERIAGESSRLAHYNKRSTITSREIQTAVRLLLPGELAKHAVSEGTKAVTKYTSSK, encoded by the coding sequence ATGCCCGAACCAGCGAAGTCCGCGCCCAAAAAAGGCTCAAAGAAAGCCGTTACCAAAACCGCCGGCAAAGGAGGAAAAAAGCGCAAGAGATCCAGGAAGGAGAGTTATGCTATCTACGTGTACAAAGTCTTAAAGCAGGTTCATCCTGATACTGGAATTTCTTCCAAGGCGATGGGAATCATGAACTCTTTCGTCAACGACATCTTCGAGCGCATCGCCGGTGAATCGTCTCGTCTCGCTCACTACAACAAGCGCTCCACCATCACATCGAGAGAGATCCAGACCGCCGTGCGTCTGCTGCTGCCCGGTGAACTGGCCAAACACGCCGTGTCTGAGGGCACAAAGGCTGTGACCAAATACACCAGCTCAAAGTAA